The following are encoded together in the Erwinia sp. E602 genome:
- the mdtC gene encoding multidrug efflux RND transporter permease subunit MdtC, whose translation MRFFALFIHRPVATLLLTLAILLAGGLGFRMLPVSPLPDVDFPVIVVSASLPGASPETMASSVATPLERALGRIAGVSEMTSSSSLGSTRVILVFDFDRDINGAARDVQGAINAAQSLLPSGMPGRPTYRKANPSDAPIMILTLTSDTFSQGQLYDYASTQLAQKLAQIEGVGDVSVGGSSLPAVRVDLNPQALFSQGVSLDAVREAIANANVRRPQGAIEDKQQRWQLKTNDELQTAAEYQPLVVHYNKGAAVRLQDVATVSDSVQDVRNAGMANGRPAILLMIRKSADANIIETVDRIRAQLPVLNRIVPASISLELAQDRSPTIRASLHEVEQTLVIAVALVILVVFAFLRSVRATLIPALAVPVSLIGTFAAMYLCGFSLNNLSLMALTIATGFVVDDAIVVLENISRHVEAGMKPLQAALQGVREVGFTVVSMSVSLVAVFIPLLLLGGLPGRLFREFAVTLSVAIAISLLISVTLTPMLCAHLLRKTPPRRQPRIRGFGRLLTGLQRGYGRSLQRVLNHPRWTLLVFVAAIGLNVWLFISIPKTFMPEQDTGRLNGFIQADQSISFQAMRGKLQDFMRIVRDDPAVENVVGFTGGFRTNSGSMFISLKPLSERGESAQQVIARLRGKLAKEPGANLYLMAVQDLRVGGRESNAGYQYSLLSDDLAALREWEPKIRRAFAALPQLADVNSDQQDGGAEMALTYDRESMARLGIDVADVNGLLNNAFGQRQISTIYQPLNQYKVVMEVDPRWTQDISALDQMYVINADGKPIPLSYFASWAPANAPLSVNHEGLSAASTISFNLPEGVSLSEASAAIDRSVTALGVPSSVRGSFSGTAAEFEQSQGSQLWLLLAAVATVYIVLGILYESYVHPLTILSTLPSAGVGALLALQLFGTPFSLIALIGILLLIGIVKKNAIMMVDFALQAQRGGASPREAIFQASLLRFRPIMMTALAALFGALPLVFSAGDGAELRQPLGITIAGGLVMSQLLTLYTTPVVFLAMNKLRRKAKMQPVAE comes from the coding sequence GTGAGATTCTTCGCGCTGTTTATCCACCGGCCGGTGGCCACCCTGCTGCTGACGCTGGCGATCCTGCTGGCCGGCGGGCTGGGTTTCCGCATGCTGCCGGTGTCGCCGCTGCCGGACGTCGATTTTCCGGTGATCGTGGTCTCCGCTTCGCTGCCCGGCGCCTCGCCGGAGACCATGGCGTCGTCGGTAGCCACGCCGCTGGAGCGGGCGCTGGGGCGCATCGCCGGGGTCAGTGAGATGACCTCCAGCAGCTCGCTCGGCAGCACGCGGGTGATCCTGGTGTTCGACTTTGACCGCGACATCAACGGCGCCGCCCGCGACGTGCAGGGGGCGATTAACGCCGCGCAGAGCCTGCTGCCGAGCGGCATGCCGGGGCGGCCGACCTACCGCAAGGCCAACCCGTCCGACGCGCCGATTATGATTCTGACGCTGACCTCAGACACCTTCTCGCAGGGGCAGCTCTACGACTACGCCTCGACCCAGCTGGCGCAGAAGCTGGCGCAGATTGAGGGGGTCGGTGACGTCAGCGTCGGCGGCAGCTCGCTGCCCGCGGTGCGGGTCGATCTCAACCCGCAGGCGCTGTTCAGCCAGGGCGTGTCGCTGGACGCGGTGCGCGAGGCGATTGCCAACGCCAACGTGCGCCGCCCGCAGGGAGCGATCGAGGATAAGCAGCAGCGCTGGCAGCTGAAGACCAACGACGAGCTGCAGACCGCCGCCGAATACCAGCCGCTGGTGGTGCACTATAACAAGGGCGCGGCGGTGCGGCTGCAGGACGTGGCGACGGTCAGCGACTCGGTGCAGGACGTGCGCAACGCCGGCATGGCCAACGGCAGGCCGGCGATCCTGCTGATGATCCGCAAATCGGCGGACGCCAACATTATCGAAACCGTTGACCGCATCCGCGCCCAGCTGCCGGTGCTGAACAGGATCGTGCCGGCCTCGATCAGCCTGGAGCTGGCGCAGGACCGCTCGCCAACCATTCGCGCCTCGCTGCATGAGGTGGAGCAGACGCTGGTGATTGCGGTGGCGCTGGTGATCCTGGTGGTATTCGCCTTCCTGCGCTCGGTGCGCGCCACGCTGATCCCGGCGCTGGCGGTGCCGGTGTCGCTGATCGGCACCTTTGCCGCCATGTACCTGTGCGGCTTCAGCCTGAATAACCTGTCGCTGATGGCGCTGACCATCGCCACCGGCTTTGTGGTCGATGACGCCATCGTGGTGCTGGAGAACATCTCGCGCCACGTCGAGGCGGGGATGAAGCCGCTGCAGGCGGCGCTGCAGGGGGTGCGCGAGGTCGGTTTTACCGTGGTGTCGATGAGCGTGTCGCTGGTGGCGGTATTTATTCCGCTGCTGCTGCTCGGCGGGCTGCCCGGCCGTCTGTTCCGCGAATTTGCCGTCACCCTGTCGGTGGCGATCGCCATCTCGCTGCTGATTTCGGTGACGCTGACGCCGATGCTCTGCGCCCACCTGCTGCGTAAAACGCCGCCGCGCCGGCAGCCGCGCATCCGCGGCTTTGGCCGCCTGCTCACCGGCCTGCAGCGCGGCTACGGCCGCAGCCTGCAGCGGGTGCTTAACCACCCGCGCTGGACGCTGCTGGTGTTTGTTGCCGCCATCGGCCTTAACGTCTGGCTGTTTATCAGCATCCCGAAGACCTTTATGCCGGAGCAGGACACCGGGCGGCTGAACGGCTTTATCCAGGCCGACCAGAGCATCTCGTTCCAGGCGATGCGCGGCAAGCTGCAGGACTTTATGCGCATCGTGCGTGACGATCCGGCGGTGGAGAACGTGGTCGGCTTTACCGGCGGCTTCCGCACCAACAGCGGCTCGATGTTTATCTCGCTGAAGCCGCTCAGCGAACGCGGGGAGAGCGCGCAGCAGGTGATCGCCCGCCTGCGCGGCAAGCTGGCGAAGGAGCCGGGGGCCAACCTGTATCTGATGGCGGTGCAGGACCTGCGCGTCGGCGGCCGCGAGTCGAACGCCGGTTATCAGTACAGCCTGCTCTCCGACGATCTGGCCGCGCTGCGCGAGTGGGAGCCGAAAATCCGCCGCGCCTTTGCCGCGCTGCCGCAGCTGGCCGACGTGAACTCCGATCAGCAGGACGGCGGCGCGGAGATGGCGCTGACCTACGACCGCGAGAGCATGGCGCGGCTGGGCATCGACGTCGCCGACGTTAACGGCCTGCTGAACAACGCCTTCGGCCAGCGGCAGATCTCCACCATCTACCAGCCGCTCAACCAGTACAAGGTGGTGATGGAGGTCGATCCGCGCTGGACCCAGGACATCAGCGCGCTGGATCAGATGTACGTGATCAACGCCGACGGCAAGCCGATCCCGCTGTCGTACTTTGCCAGCTGGGCACCGGCCAACGCGCCGCTGTCGGTGAACCACGAAGGGCTGTCGGCCGCCTCGACCATTTCGTTTAACCTGCCGGAAGGGGTGTCGCTCTCCGAGGCGTCGGCCGCCATCGACCGCAGCGTCACCGCGCTCGGGGTGCCCTCCAGCGTGCGCGGCAGCTTCTCCGGCACCGCCGCCGAGTTCGAACAGTCGCAGGGCAGCCAGCTGTGGCTGCTGCTGGCGGCCGTCGCCACCGTCTACATCGTGCTCGGCATCCTTTACGAGAGCTACGTGCACCCGCTGACCATTCTCTCCACCCTGCCCTCTGCCGGGGTAGGTGCCTTGCTGGCGCTGCAGCTGTTTGGCACGCCGTTCAGCCTGATTGCGCTGATCGGCATTCTGCTGCTGATCGGCATCGTCAAGAAGAACGCGATTATGATGGTCGACTTTGCCCTGCAGGCGCAGCGCGGCGGGGCCAGCCCGCGCGAGGCCATATTTCAGGCCAGCCTGCTGCGCTTCCGGCCGATTATGATGACCGCCCTGGCGGCGCTGTTCGGCGCGCTGCCGCTGGTGTTCAGCGCCGGCGACGGCGCGGAGCTGCGCCAGCCGCTGGGCATCACCATCGCCGGCGGGCTGGTGATGAGCCAGCTGCTGACGCTCTACACCACGCCGGTGGTATTCCTGGCAATGAATAAGCTGCGGCGCAAGGCTAAAATGCAGCCGGTTGCGGAATAA